GACATAGTCGCGATCGGCGCGAGTGGGCAGAAATTCCGCGCGCCGCGCCTCGAACTCGTCTTTGGACAGCATGTTCCCATCCGGATCGAAGGACGCGCGGGAGTATGTGCCGACCATGCGGTGGAAGCGGTCCGAAGGCAGCATGATGCGCTGGCGGCACTCCTCATTGTCGAGGATCTTGTTCCAGCGGGCTACCGCACGGCCGCAGTCTTCTATGTAGGCGTCGCGCAGCACCGCATTCATGGCGCGGCGCATGGGGATCTCGTGCTCCTTGAGCCGCGCCTGCTCCTCGTCGTAGACCGCGTAGCGGTATGCGCCATCGCGTCCGGTCGGATCGGGGTAGAGCTTGCGATTGGCCTCGTTGAAGCGGCCCTTGAGCCCGTGGGCGAAGTAGTTTGCGGCGTTGCTGGAATCCTCGTTGCCAAACAGGTCGAGTGACACCGAGAACCAGTAGTTAATGTACCTCTGCACGATGTCCAGCGGAATACCGCCGAAGGGACGCACGTCCTCGCTCTCGTTCTCGCGCATCAGCTGCGCGGTGCGCCGGATGGTTCGCGCGATGCCGGTCTCGCCCACGAACAGGTGGTGCGCCTCCTCGGTGAGCATGAAGCGCGTGGTGCGCGACAACGGCGTGAAGGCGCTCTCCGCCAGCGAACCCAGCTGGTACTTGCCATCACGGTCGGTGTAGGTGGCAAAGCAGAAGAAATCGAGCCAGTCGTCGATGGGATCGTTGAAGGTCGAAAGCAGGCGCGGCGAGTCTTCGTCGCCGGAACGACGCTCCAGCATCTCCTCCGCCTCGTTGCGGCCGTCCTTGCCGAAGTACGAGTGCAGCAGATACACCATCGCCCACAGGTGGCGCGCTTCCTCCACGTTCACCTGGAAGAGGTTGCGCATGTCGTACAGCGACGGCGCGGTAAGCGCGAGGCGGCGCTGCTGCTCCACCGAACCGGGCTCGGTGTCGCCCTGGGTGACGATGAGCCGGCGCAACTCGTTGCGATACTCGCCCGGCACGTCCTCCCAGCAATCGGCGCCGATGTTGTCGCCGAAATGGATGTTGCGCTCCCCCTTGACCGGCGCGAGGAAGATGCCCCAGCGGTACTCGGGCATGCGCACGTAGTCGTACACGGCCCAGCCCGATGAATCCACGCTCACCGCGGTGCGCAGATAGATCTCGTTCTCCTGGTACGCCACCGGACCCTGGTCCCGCCACCACTCCATGAACTGCGGGTGCCAGCGTTCCAGCGCGCGCAACAGCTTGACGTTCTCTTTGAGGTCGACGTTGTTGGGAATGAGCTCCTTGTAGTCCATCCTAGACCCTGCTCCAGTCGAATTCAGGTGAATGCGGCTTGCCGTAGGAAGTGAGCGCACCTCGCTCACCCACCGCGTTGGGCCGCGTGAAGATCCAGTTCTGCCACGCGGAGAGCCGCGCGTAGATCCGGCTTTCCATGGTTTCCGGGCCGACGAAGCGGAGGTTGGCCTCCATCCCCGTCAACGCATCCGGCGAGAGCGAGCGCCGTTCTTCCAGAATCATCCGGATCTCGTCTTCCCAGTCAATATCGTCGATGCTGTCGGTGACGAGACCGAGTTCCATGGCCGTTTCCGGCGCAAGCGCCTGACCGCAGCGCTCTAGCACGTGCCCCACCGACTCCGGCGAACCGTAGAAGCGGTTCTCCAGGCGGGTGAGTCCGTGCGCCATCGGGAACGTCCCGGCGTTCATCACACTGAGTGCAATTGTATTGTCACGATCGGGATCGTCGAGCATGTACGCGCGATCCGCCGCCAGCGCCACTTCCATGAGACTGCCCGCGAAACACGAACCGGGCGTGATTATAGCGAAGAAGGTGCGGGCCGTCACGTCGATCATCTTGAGCGTGCGCCCCTGCTGCAGCAGCGTCTCACGCACGAACCAGTGATCCTTGCGCGCCGCGAGCGCTTCGTCCAGCGCAAGCACCGCGGCGGGATCGCCCTCGGTGTGGAACGTCACCAGCCCGATCTCGGGATAGTTGAAGCGCAGTTCAAGAATTGCGCGGCGCAATTCGCGCCACATGCGCAGCGCGTACCAGCCGGCGCCCCGTGCTGCAGGATCGTCGGGAATGGCGGCGTCTTCCGCCTTCGGCCCGGCGATGGTGAGGCGGGCCATGCGCTCGGCGCGGTTCACGTCCAGGGTGACATGGCGGAAACGCAGCACATCGCCGTCCATCTGCGGTTCGACGTCCTCCAGTT
This portion of the Candidatus Krumholzibacteriia bacterium genome encodes:
- the boxB gene encoding benzoyl-CoA 2,3-epoxidase subunit BoxB, translated to MDYKELIPNNVDLKENVKLLRALERWHPQFMEWWRDQGPVAYQENEIYLRTAVSVDSSGWAVYDYVRMPEYRWGIFLAPVKGERNIHFGDNIGADCWEDVPGEYRNELRRLIVTQGDTEPGSVEQQRRLALTAPSLYDMRNLFQVNVEEARHLWAMVYLLHSYFGKDGRNEAEEMLERRSGDEDSPRLLSTFNDPIDDWLDFFCFATYTDRDGKYQLGSLAESAFTPLSRTTRFMLTEEAHHLFVGETGIARTIRRTAQLMRENESEDVRPFGGIPLDIVQRYINYWFSVSLDLFGNEDSSNAANYFAHGLKGRFNEANRKLYPDPTGRDGAYRYAVYDEEQARLKEHEIPMRRAMNAVLRDAYIEDCGRAVARWNKILDNEECRQRIMLPSDRFHRMVGTYSRASFDPDGNMLSKDEFEARRAEFLPTRADRDYVKSVQFLVTDRGKFANWIAPPQHGIHGRPLDFEYVRL
- the boxC gene encoding 2,3-epoxybenzoyl-CoA dihydrolase; translated protein: MKETQTGIERVPFGTHPSRYKHWKLKIEGPVAWLMMNVSEDEGLRHDYKLKMNSYDLAVDIELDDAVTRLRFEHPEVSVVCIESLNDRIFCAGANIFMLSTSTHPHKVNFCKFTNETRINIEEATAKSGQKYVASLNGAAAGGGYELALACDEIHLVDDRSSAVSLPEVPLLGVLPGTGGLTRLVDKRKVRRDLADAFCTIAEGAKARKALDWGLVDFTHPKSAYADAVRKRLADLADKGHSVKGLELEDVEPQMDGDVLRFRHVTLDVNRAERMARLTIAGPKAEDAAIPDDPAARGAGWYALRMWRELRRAILELRFNYPEIGLVTFHTEGDPAAVLALDEALAARKDHWFVRETLLQQGRTLKMIDVTARTFFAIITPGSCFAGSLMEVALAADRAYMLDDPDRDNTIALSVMNAGTFPMAHGLTRLENRFYGSPESVGHVLERCGQALAPETAMELGLVTDSIDDIDWEDEIRMILEERRSLSPDALTGMEANLRFVGPETMESRIYARLSAWQNWIFTRPNAVGERGALTSYGKPHSPEFDWSRV